From the Maioricimonas rarisocia genome, one window contains:
- a CDS encoding ATP-binding response regulator has product MTRILIVDDSAVDRRVVGGLLDREGSFSLQFAKDGREGLEQVVTNPPDLILTDLQMPQINGLQLVETVRRKYPLIPVILMTAQGSEKIAVEALERGAASYVSKTHLTQDLVDIVKRVLAVAGHQRTVRSLMKRMGRMQCRFVLTNDPAMLTSLVAYLQNLIREMDLFPESDRLRIGVALEEALLNAAYHGNLEVSSELREVDHTRYYALARERSEQSPYCNRSVHVEVDICKDGARYVIRDEGPGFDPGTLPDPTDPSNLDRPCGRGLLLMRTFMDEIRYNELGNEVTMVKRVVPRETRDESPIQQQSVAEQDLPTQ; this is encoded by the coding sequence ATGACCCGGATTCTGATCGTGGACGATTCCGCGGTTGATCGTCGCGTTGTCGGTGGTCTGCTCGATCGCGAAGGGAGTTTCTCACTCCAGTTCGCCAAAGACGGTCGAGAGGGCCTCGAACAGGTCGTCACCAATCCTCCCGACCTGATCCTCACCGATCTGCAGATGCCGCAGATCAACGGGCTGCAGCTGGTCGAGACCGTCCGCCGCAAGTATCCGCTGATCCCGGTCATACTGATGACCGCCCAGGGAAGCGAGAAGATTGCGGTCGAGGCGCTCGAGCGCGGAGCGGCCAGCTACGTCTCCAAGACGCATCTCACGCAGGACCTCGTCGACATCGTCAAGCGGGTCCTGGCGGTCGCAGGGCATCAGCGCACGGTGCGGTCGTTGATGAAGCGGATGGGACGAATGCAGTGTCGGTTCGTCCTGACGAATGACCCGGCGATGCTGACCTCTCTGGTCGCTTACCTGCAGAACCTGATCCGGGAAATGGACCTGTTTCCCGAAAGCGATCGCCTGCGGATTGGCGTGGCCCTGGAAGAGGCGTTGCTCAATGCCGCCTATCACGGCAACCTCGAAGTCAGCTCCGAACTCCGCGAAGTCGACCACACGCGGTACTACGCGCTCGCGCGGGAACGCTCCGAACAGTCCCCCTACTGCAATCGCTCGGTGCACGTCGAGGTCGACATTTGCAAGGACGGGGCACGCTACGTCATTCGCGACGAGGGGCCAGGCTTCGATCCCGGCACGTTGCCCGACCCGACCGATCCGTCGAATCTCGATCGTCCGTGCGGCCGGGGGCTGCTGCTGATGCGGACCTTCATGGACGAAATCCGCTACAACGAGCTGGGCAACGAAGTGACGATGGTCAAACGGGTCGTTCCCCGCGAGACGCGCGACGAGTCTCCCATCCAGCAGCAGTCGGTCGCGGAGCAGGATCTGCCGACGCAGTGA
- a CDS encoding group I truncated hemoglobin — translation MSENEQTLYDRIGGAGIIARLIDQFYDRVLADPELAPFFAETSMEKQRRMQREFFAAALDGPQTMSDIDLAYVHHGRGITPEHFNRFVQHLLETLQELEISDHDVDEIVRRISTYVDDITGDAPASA, via the coding sequence ATGAGCGAAAACGAACAGACGCTGTACGACCGAATTGGTGGTGCCGGCATCATCGCCCGGTTGATCGACCAGTTCTACGACCGGGTGCTCGCCGATCCCGAGCTGGCCCCGTTCTTCGCCGAGACGTCGATGGAGAAGCAGCGGCGGATGCAGCGGGAATTCTTCGCGGCCGCTCTCGATGGCCCTCAGACAATGAGTGACATCGATCTCGCGTACGTTCATCACGGGCGGGGGATCACGCCGGAGCACTTCAACCGCTTCGTCCAGCATCTGCTGGAGACGCTGCAGGAGCTGGAGATCTCTGACCACGACGTCGACGAGATCGTCCGCCGCATCTCGACCTATGTCGACGACATCACCGGAGACGCTCCCGCCTCGGCCTGA
- a CDS encoding polyprenyl synthetase family protein yields MSQTMPAAELLARVHDIVGDALQQTEILFDRELQSESAYVRDILAHSRRFRGKRLRPILVLLSGTACGGLTDDHPVLAAVVELIHTATLVHDDVLDEADVRRHVATVNTRWNNETSVLFGDYLFTHAFHLAASLTSTLACRWIGAATNVVCEGELMQVRHRGHFELTEDEYLQIINGKTAELCAVSCRLGAHFAGSENETVAALEAYGRDLGMAFQIADDLLDLLGDEGEAGKTLGSDLAKQKLTLPLIRLLQTCDDATGEQIREWLSRPNERTAEQLLPILRSSDSLTYARSLAHEFADSARSRLERLPASPARDLLAEFAGFAVARNS; encoded by the coding sequence ATGTCCCAGACCATGCCCGCCGCCGAACTCCTTGCCCGGGTTCACGACATCGTCGGGGATGCACTGCAGCAGACCGAGATCCTCTTCGACCGGGAACTGCAGTCGGAGAGCGCGTATGTCCGCGACATTCTCGCCCACTCGCGACGTTTTCGGGGCAAGCGGCTGCGGCCGATTCTCGTGCTGCTCTCCGGAACGGCCTGTGGTGGTCTGACCGACGACCATCCCGTGCTCGCGGCGGTCGTCGAACTGATCCACACCGCGACGCTCGTCCACGACGACGTGCTCGACGAGGCAGACGTTCGGCGACATGTTGCGACCGTCAACACCCGCTGGAACAACGAAACGAGCGTGCTGTTCGGTGACTATCTGTTCACGCACGCGTTTCACCTGGCCGCCAGTCTGACCTCGACCCTCGCCTGCCGCTGGATCGGAGCCGCCACCAACGTCGTCTGCGAAGGCGAACTGATGCAGGTGCGGCACCGGGGACACTTCGAGCTGACCGAAGACGAGTACCTCCAGATCATCAATGGCAAAACGGCCGAGCTGTGTGCCGTCTCCTGCCGGCTGGGGGCCCATTTCGCGGGATCAGAGAACGAAACCGTCGCTGCTCTCGAAGCCTACGGCCGCGACCTGGGAATGGCGTTTCAGATCGCCGACGATCTGCTCGATCTGCTCGGGGACGAAGGGGAAGCGGGCAAGACACTCGGGTCGGACCTCGCCAAGCAGAAGTTGACGCTGCCACTCATCCGCCTGCTGCAGACCTGCGACGATGCCACCGGAGAACAAATCCGGGAATGGCTCTCCCGTCCGAACGAGCGGACGGCAGAGCAGTTGCTGCCGATTCTCAGGTCGTCCGATTCCCTGACCTACGCACGGTCGCTGGCCCACGAGTTTGCCGACTCCGCTCGCAGCCGGCTCGAACGGCTTCCCGCGAGCCCGGCCCGCGACCTGCTGGCGGAATTCGCCGGCTTCGCGGTCGCCAGAAACTCCTGA
- the moaC gene encoding cyclic pyranopterin monophosphate synthase MoaC, protein MTELTHFDDSGASRMVDVGDKPVTARMARAEAVVEMRPETLATIRDRGLAKGDVFEVARIAGIMATRRTSDLIPLCHPLPLEGARVDFEILDSQTVRIEATVNVRARTGVEMEAMTAVSVAALTVYDMCKSIDRAMSISGVRLLEKSGGKSGHFVREPVSS, encoded by the coding sequence GTGACTGAACTGACGCATTTCGATGACAGCGGCGCCAGCCGAATGGTGGATGTCGGCGACAAGCCGGTCACTGCCCGAATGGCCCGCGCCGAGGCGGTCGTTGAGATGCGGCCCGAGACGCTCGCGACGATTCGGGACCGGGGACTGGCAAAAGGGGACGTCTTCGAGGTGGCCCGCATTGCCGGGATCATGGCCACTCGACGGACCTCCGATCTGATCCCGCTCTGCCATCCTCTGCCGCTCGAAGGAGCCCGCGTCGACTTCGAAATCCTCGATTCTCAGACCGTGCGGATCGAGGCGACCGTCAATGTGCGGGCCCGCACCGGCGTGGAGATGGAAGCGATGACCGCTGTCAGTGTGGCCGCCCTGACCGTCTATGACATGTGCAAGTCGATCGACCGGGCGATGTCGATTTCGGGCGTCCGACTGCTCGAGAAATCCGGCGGGAAAAGCGGGCATTTCGTGCGAGAGCCGGTTTCTTCGTGA
- a CDS encoding acetolactate synthase, translating into MPNTFGGDVDVTPETSRARDWPCLRQFCVFMENRVGRLHDLLRQVERHDLRVLGLSVVDTVDFAAARVIVDQTDRARELLQLSKFTVIETDVLGVHLGDSPQPFVEVYQSLMTAEINVHYTYPMLYRRDGRGAIVLHVDDIDQATRILKSRNHRLLTEGDLMDDDEYF; encoded by the coding sequence ATGCCGAACACATTCGGCGGTGATGTCGACGTAACTCCCGAGACGAGCCGAGCACGCGACTGGCCCTGTCTGCGGCAGTTCTGCGTCTTCATGGAGAATCGGGTCGGCCGTCTGCATGACCTGCTGCGTCAGGTCGAGCGGCATGACCTGCGTGTGCTTGGGCTGAGCGTCGTGGACACCGTCGATTTCGCCGCGGCGCGGGTCATTGTCGACCAGACGGACCGCGCGCGGGAACTCCTGCAGTTGAGCAAGTTTACGGTCATCGAGACCGATGTGCTCGGCGTGCATTTGGGAGATTCGCCGCAACCGTTCGTCGAAGTCTACCAGTCACTCATGACTGCCGAAATCAATGTTCACTACACTTACCCGATGCTGTACCGCCGCGATGGGCGGGGAGCGATCGTCCTGCACGTCGACGACATCGATCAGGCCACCCGCATCCTCAAGAGCCGCAACCATCGGCTCCTGACCGAGGGGGACCTGATGGACGACGACGAGTACTTCTGA
- a CDS encoding HAD family hydrolase, with amino-acid sequence MAPHVPLRTILFDLGNVLVHFSHERMYTQIGQICGLPQAEMRTQVEESGLHIEFECGRLSECEFHERLQQQLGRSIDRPDLRRTVADIFELNEAMMPVLDRLREAGLRLVLLSNTNETHITWVRERFNVLDRFDALVLSYEVGAVKPDDAIYRAALEAIDCDPTECFYTDDIADYVHKARGHGLQAEVFTGVSELRRHLMERGLNV; translated from the coding sequence GTGGCCCCCCACGTCCCGCTACGTACGATTCTGTTTGACCTCGGAAACGTTCTGGTGCATTTCTCGCACGAACGTATGTATACCCAGATCGGTCAGATCTGTGGGCTTCCGCAAGCCGAGATGCGCACACAGGTCGAGGAATCCGGTCTGCACATCGAATTCGAGTGCGGCCGCCTGAGCGAATGCGAATTCCACGAGCGACTTCAGCAGCAGCTCGGGCGGAGCATCGATCGTCCCGACCTCCGACGAACCGTGGCTGACATCTTCGAGCTCAACGAGGCGATGATGCCGGTACTGGACCGTCTCCGCGAGGCGGGCCTGCGGCTGGTCCTGCTCTCGAACACGAACGAGACCCACATCACGTGGGTTCGCGAGCGGTTCAACGTCCTCGATCGTTTCGACGCCCTGGTGCTCTCGTACGAGGTCGGGGCGGTCAAACCGGACGATGCGATCTACCGGGCCGCACTCGAGGCGATTGACTGTGACCCGACGGAGTGCTTCTACACCGACGACATCGCCGACTACGTCCACAAGGCTCGCGGTCACGGCCTGCAGGCCGAAGTCTTCACCGGCGTGAGCGAGCTTCGACGGCACCTGATGGAGCGGGGCCTGAACGTCTGA
- a CDS encoding carboxymuconolactone decarboxylase family protein, which translates to MARVQPLPESEAQDKIAQTYGRIRELLGVEAVPPMFLVYGRVEPFLRDFYMNFKKFVYTDGALNRQQKSAIALAVSCHAKSEPWSEFCTHYCREAGWSDQQIAEIIAVASTNYMYNTFFKFRDLSGSDLFEGMPVGLRAHTFTSTSLGDDMVELINIAISDINACKPCTSGHVGAARQAGLNDNQLLEAIQCAATIYAGAQFLSAAGTD; encoded by the coding sequence ATGGCGCGTGTTCAACCGCTGCCCGAATCGGAAGCCCAGGACAAGATCGCCCAGACATACGGCCGCATTCGCGAGCTGCTCGGCGTCGAGGCCGTGCCGCCGATGTTCCTCGTCTACGGCCGCGTCGAGCCGTTTCTGCGCGACTTCTACATGAACTTCAAGAAGTTCGTGTACACGGATGGAGCTCTCAACCGGCAGCAGAAATCGGCCATCGCTCTGGCAGTCAGCTGCCACGCGAAGAGTGAACCCTGGTCCGAGTTCTGCACCCACTACTGCCGGGAGGCGGGCTGGTCGGACCAGCAGATCGCCGAAATCATCGCGGTCGCGTCGACGAACTACATGTACAACACGTTCTTCAAGTTCCGGGATCTGAGCGGCAGCGATCTGTTCGAGGGGATGCCGGTCGGCCTGCGAGCCCACACGTTCACCAGCACGTCGCTGGGGGACGACATGGTCGAGCTGATCAACATCGCGATCAGCGACATCAATGCCTGCAAGCCCTGCACCTCAGGCCATGTCGGAGCCGCGCGGCAGGCGGGCCTGAACGACAATCAGCTGCTCGAAGCAATCCAGTGCGCAGCCACCATCTACGCCGGCGCCCAGTTCCTGTCGGCGGCCGGTACGGACTAG
- a CDS encoding RNA polymerase subunit sigma produces the protein MSGPIVRTGATPEFWNNWDRIFGDGPSGTTKTKKKAGKKKAAKKAAAKKKAATKKKTAASATKAATKTAKKKKAAKKKKK, from the coding sequence ATGAGTGGTCCGATTGTCCGCACGGGCGCGACACCGGAGTTCTGGAACAACTGGGATCGCATCTTCGGCGACGGTCCTTCCGGAACGACGAAGACGAAGAAGAAGGCCGGCAAGAAAAAGGCGGCCAAGAAAGCCGCTGCAAAGAAGAAGGCGGCCACGAAGAAGAAGACTGCCGCTTCCGCGACGAAGGCAGCCACAAAGACCGCCAAAAAGAAGAAGGCTGCGAAGAAGAAAAAGAAGTGA
- a CDS encoding DUF6798 domain-containing protein yields MPDTMASSRSIWLPLLVLSAMLLAYAAVEAPIPGVNEPHYLTKARHFQDSGWCAGDLFLESGNAHWLFYVVMGPLTQWFDLPVVAAIGRVAALLLVAVGWQMLTTVLVPWRWAGAASASLFLLLQTLGNWSGEWLVGGVESKVFSYGLVLIGWAFLLRRRPIPAAAGLGLATSFHPVVGMWCTLCGLFAVVVNRMLPAAPTDQGEPDQQSEPDPSGWTHLLLAAVLFLLTASPGLITAANAALIAPPEVAWKADYIQVSYRLSHHLDPLTFDVRDYRYYGLLIVLWGLLRSRGQRTARLRLWELIVIGSVLAALAGIALAWGPRPWKEVPWFELRMKLLKFYPFRVADLCIPVGVSIACVNALVSPAGKAVDRRRLQRALLAGLTVAAYGVALLGARTNRPPSGLPPAEEAAWIETLEWVQEHTSEDTLVWAADEKWAVKWYAERPEYVNYKDCPQDPASIVEWNSRLKELAQWRIAALRDGLCTTDELADLRSSTGVSCLIVRRFGPVEPAPDYRSGPFRVYLIPDVPTAAE; encoded by the coding sequence ATGCCCGACACGATGGCAAGCTCAAGGTCGATCTGGCTGCCACTGCTTGTCCTGTCGGCCATGCTGCTCGCCTATGCGGCGGTTGAAGCGCCGATCCCCGGCGTCAACGAACCGCACTATCTGACGAAGGCGCGGCACTTTCAGGATTCCGGCTGGTGCGCCGGTGACCTGTTTCTCGAATCGGGAAACGCCCACTGGTTGTTCTACGTCGTGATGGGGCCGCTGACGCAGTGGTTCGACTTGCCGGTCGTCGCGGCGATCGGACGCGTGGCGGCGCTTCTGCTGGTCGCCGTCGGATGGCAGATGCTGACCACGGTGCTCGTCCCCTGGCGCTGGGCGGGAGCAGCGTCGGCCAGTCTGTTTCTGCTGCTGCAGACGCTCGGGAACTGGTCGGGGGAATGGCTTGTCGGCGGAGTCGAGTCGAAGGTCTTTTCCTACGGGCTCGTGCTGATCGGCTGGGCCTTCCTGCTGCGCCGCCGCCCGATTCCTGCTGCGGCCGGGCTGGGGCTGGCGACGAGCTTTCACCCGGTTGTGGGCATGTGGTGCACGCTGTGCGGGCTGTTCGCGGTCGTGGTCAATCGAATGCTGCCTGCGGCGCCGACTGATCAAGGTGAGCCGGATCAGCAGAGTGAGCCCGATCCATCCGGATGGACACACCTTCTGCTGGCCGCTGTGCTGTTCCTGCTGACGGCGTCACCGGGGCTCATCACTGCCGCCAATGCCGCACTGATTGCTCCACCCGAGGTCGCGTGGAAAGCGGACTACATTCAGGTGAGCTACCGGCTGTCGCATCACCTCGACCCGCTCACGTTCGACGTGCGGGATTACCGCTACTACGGGCTGCTGATCGTGCTGTGGGGGCTTCTTCGCAGCCGCGGTCAGCGGACTGCTCGCCTGCGTCTGTGGGAGTTGATCGTGATCGGCTCGGTGCTGGCGGCTCTGGCGGGGATCGCGCTTGCCTGGGGCCCGCGGCCGTGGAAGGAGGTCCCCTGGTTCGAACTGCGGATGAAGCTGCTGAAGTTCTATCCGTTCCGCGTTGCCGACCTGTGCATCCCGGTCGGTGTGAGCATCGCGTGCGTGAATGCGCTGGTCAGTCCCGCCGGGAAAGCCGTTGACCGTCGACGCCTCCAGCGTGCCCTTCTGGCAGGGCTGACCGTCGCCGCGTATGGAGTGGCTCTGCTTGGGGCGCGGACCAATCGGCCACCCAGCGGCCTTCCTCCGGCCGAGGAAGCTGCCTGGATCGAGACGCTGGAGTGGGTTCAGGAGCACACGTCCGAAGACACGCTCGTCTGGGCTGCTGACGAGAAGTGGGCGGTCAAATGGTACGCCGAGCGTCCCGAGTACGTGAACTACAAGGACTGTCCCCAGGATCCGGCCAGTATCGTCGAGTGGAACTCCCGGCTGAAAGAACTGGCACAGTGGCGGATTGCCGCCTTGCGCGATGGCCTCTGCACGACCGACGAACTTGCCGATCTGCGATCTTCGACCGGCGTTTCCTGCCTGATTGTCCGCCGCTTCGGTCCGGTCGAGCCGGCCCCGGACTACCGCTCCGGCCCGTTTCGCGTCTACCTGATTCCGGACGTGCCGACGGCGGCTGAATGA
- the trhA gene encoding PAQR family membrane homeostasis protein TrhA translates to MHERTISLPLPTGRIAIESETANQITHALGTLLAVAGTFFIVDRAWSTGSPDRIIGCAVYGATLIALYAASTLSHSFEEPRRRSFFRMLDQVCIFLLVVGSYTPFGMVHVTEGPLASLLAVMWGLALIGILFRMFSGNRMVSIACYIALGWMPILTLGRIYEVGQGPGMAMVLGGGLSYTCGTWFLANDDRHPYFHAIWHLMVILGSTFHYLFLLGFVAA, encoded by the coding sequence ATGCACGAACGCACGATCTCGCTACCGCTCCCGACCGGACGCATTGCGATCGAGTCGGAAACTGCCAACCAGATCACGCATGCTCTGGGAACGTTGCTGGCCGTTGCCGGGACGTTCTTCATCGTCGACCGGGCCTGGTCGACAGGCAGTCCTGATCGAATCATCGGCTGTGCCGTTTACGGCGCGACGCTGATTGCGCTGTATGCCGCCTCGACGCTCTCACACAGCTTCGAAGAGCCGCGCCGCCGGTCCTTCTTTCGTATGCTCGACCAGGTCTGCATCTTCCTGCTGGTCGTTGGTTCGTACACACCGTTCGGGATGGTCCATGTGACCGAGGGCCCTCTGGCGAGCCTGCTGGCGGTAATGTGGGGTCTGGCGCTGATCGGAATCCTGTTCCGGATGTTCAGCGGCAATCGGATGGTATCGATCGCCTGCTACATTGCCCTGGGATGGATGCCAATCCTCACTCTCGGTCGCATCTACGAAGTGGGACAGGGGCCGGGAATGGCCATGGTGCTTGGCGGCGGCCTGTCGTACACGTGCGGGACGTGGTTCCTCGCCAACGACGACCGGCACCCGTACTTTCATGCGATCTGGCACCTGATGGTCATTCTGGGCAGCACATTCCATTACCTGTTCCTGCTGGGATTCGTCGCCGCCTGA
- a CDS encoding PQQ-binding-like beta-propeller repeat protein: MSVMPGFRCGRRQIQSPFARSVLTVLLLSASCTASEPMPAAGDARAEQTETSARTVTSRPGDDWPVFLGPTHDGISQETGLLEKWPADGPPLLWEREVGTGYSAPSVRGNRLVLHHRIGREEIVECLRADNGESIWEFRYPSRFVDPYGYNNGPRCSPLLTETHCYTLGAEGKLCCLTLDDGTEVWSRNVKEDFNAPDGFFGVGATPVLEDGRLIVLAGGQPNSGVVALDAGTGETLWEAVGKETWDGEETGWPSPKQYEWTGEEMVVSYSSPVVATVHGRRIVFCLMRQGLVALDPATGKELDHFWFRSRKYESVNAARPVVIGDTVFLSAAYQAGAALLRVSPETFQFEEVWSAPRGMGTHWSTAIFHDGHYFGFSGRHENEAELQCVEAKTGEQVWATSGWERPLTELRQKASGEIVDTKTGEVVPWPFYGRGAAILAEGKFIVLGERGTLALVEANTEEFVEISRCKAPRMHYPSWTAPVLSRGRLFLRCEDALVCLDLLKPSGDNQP; this comes from the coding sequence ATGTCGGTAATGCCGGGATTCAGGTGCGGACGCAGGCAGATTCAATCTCCCTTCGCGCGGAGCGTGCTGACGGTTCTGCTGCTGTCGGCGAGTTGTACGGCTTCGGAACCGATGCCCGCGGCCGGGGATGCCAGGGCCGAGCAGACAGAGACCAGCGCCCGGACTGTCACATCGCGGCCTGGCGACGACTGGCCCGTGTTTCTCGGCCCGACGCACGACGGCATCTCGCAGGAAACCGGCCTGCTCGAGAAGTGGCCGGCGGATGGCCCTCCCCTGCTCTGGGAGCGCGAGGTCGGAACCGGCTACAGCGCTCCGTCGGTCCGGGGCAACCGACTCGTGTTGCACCACCGGATCGGACGTGAGGAGATCGTCGAGTGCCTGCGTGCCGACAACGGCGAGTCGATCTGGGAGTTCCGCTACCCCAGCCGTTTCGTTGATCCGTACGGCTACAACAACGGCCCGCGGTGCTCGCCCCTGCTGACGGAGACGCACTGTTACACGCTCGGTGCGGAGGGCAAACTCTGCTGCCTGACTCTCGATGACGGCACAGAAGTCTGGTCGCGAAACGTCAAAGAAGACTTCAACGCTCCCGACGGGTTTTTCGGTGTCGGCGCCACTCCTGTTCTCGAAGACGGGCGGCTGATCGTCCTTGCCGGCGGACAGCCAAACTCCGGCGTGGTTGCCCTCGATGCCGGGACAGGCGAAACCCTCTGGGAAGCGGTCGGCAAGGAGACGTGGGACGGCGAAGAGACCGGCTGGCCCAGTCCGAAACAGTACGAGTGGACGGGCGAGGAAATGGTCGTCAGCTATTCCTCCCCTGTGGTCGCCACCGTGCATGGCCGCAGGATCGTCTTCTGCCTGATGCGGCAGGGACTTGTCGCTCTCGACCCTGCGACGGGCAAGGAACTGGACCATTTCTGGTTCCGCTCGCGCAAATACGAATCGGTCAATGCGGCCCGCCCGGTTGTCATCGGCGATACCGTGTTCCTCTCGGCGGCCTATCAGGCGGGAGCCGCACTGCTCCGCGTCTCCCCCGAGACGTTCCAGTTCGAAGAGGTCTGGAGCGCCCCCCGGGGTATGGGGACGCACTGGTCGACGGCGATCTTCCACGACGGGCATTACTTCGGCTTCAGCGGTCGCCACGAGAACGAAGCCGAACTGCAGTGCGTCGAGGCGAAGACCGGTGAGCAGGTCTGGGCGACCAGCGGCTGGGAACGTCCCCTGACCGAGCTGAGACAGAAAGCGAGCGGCGAGATCGTCGATACGAAAACCGGAGAGGTCGTGCCGTGGCCGTTCTACGGTCGGGGCGCGGCAATCCTTGCCGAGGGCAAGTTCATCGTGCTGGGTGAGCGGGGGACGCTGGCCCTCGTGGAGGCCAACACCGAAGAGTTCGTCGAGATCAGCCGCTGCAAAGCCCCCCGGATGCACTACCCCTCCTGGACGGCTCCGGTCCTCTCGCGTGGACGTCTGTTCCTCCGTTGTGAGGACGCCCTCGTCTGCCTCGACCTGCTCAAGCCGAGCGGCGATAACCAGCCGTGA
- a CDS encoding GTPase domain-containing protein, whose amino-acid sequence MESEFLRFRDTVRRLHATLESLQKAVADLEVAPLRGREWYELLVRKLVPQLSDEAYLVVAVVGGTNIGKSVIFNHIAGCRASATSPLASGTKHPTCLVPAGFTERHDLAQVFPGFELQEWSDADAALAEDDRHMLYWRVSDQTPDNLLVLDTPDIDSDARINWERADHIRQCADVLIAVLTQQKYNDAAVKEFFRKAAAEEKLIAVVFNQCLLPEDEPYWPLWVSTFCDETGVDPEIVYVAPNDRPAAEALKLPFYERPWPNEGEAAATDDEPRSLLADLSRLKFHEIKLQTLSGSLRHLTSEDAGIPTYLRDIAQCSERYRAASELLAAHELARINDWPVIPDSVMIAEIRAWWQTQRTGWSATVHSVYNAIGKGVAWPVHFARERMYGESVPPLERYREREWNAILTTVEKVYEKLTWLEELGNELLRPRLKTLLSGTSRAELLQRIHAEHQEVDLAGSLEQLVGRELTEFRRQSPRHFEFFKRIDTVAAAARPATSVVLFVAGFGPAGNAIAPALTDAAVQGALHIAGDFAGGTVAVAVGEGVMSGAAAGAGWLEARFRRLHEAFTAERAAWLAALLKRHLLGDLPEELQAAASLTAHDEFREATEAVARLREQIQQIPATLETT is encoded by the coding sequence ATGGAGAGTGAGTTCCTGAGATTTCGAGACACGGTCCGACGGCTGCACGCGACCCTCGAGTCGCTGCAGAAGGCCGTTGCCGATCTCGAAGTCGCTCCCCTGCGCGGCCGCGAATGGTACGAACTGCTCGTCCGCAAACTGGTCCCGCAGCTTTCCGATGAAGCCTACCTGGTCGTCGCCGTCGTCGGCGGAACGAACATCGGCAAGAGCGTCATCTTCAACCACATCGCCGGCTGCCGGGCCAGTGCCACCAGTCCGTTGGCCTCCGGGACGAAGCATCCGACCTGCCTGGTGCCGGCCGGTTTTACCGAGCGGCACGACCTGGCGCAGGTGTTTCCCGGCTTCGAGCTGCAGGAGTGGTCGGATGCTGACGCGGCACTGGCCGAAGATGACCGGCACATGCTGTACTGGCGCGTGTCCGACCAGACACCCGACAACCTGCTGGTGCTCGATACGCCCGATATCGACAGCGACGCGCGAATCAACTGGGAGCGTGCCGACCACATCCGCCAGTGTGCTGACGTCTTGATCGCGGTGCTTACACAGCAGAAGTACAACGACGCAGCCGTGAAGGAGTTCTTCCGCAAGGCGGCTGCCGAAGAGAAACTGATTGCGGTCGTCTTCAATCAGTGCCTGCTTCCCGAAGACGAACCGTACTGGCCGCTGTGGGTTTCGACCTTCTGTGACGAGACCGGAGTCGATCCCGAGATTGTCTACGTGGCTCCCAACGACCGGCCGGCAGCCGAAGCACTGAAGCTGCCCTTCTACGAGCGGCCCTGGCCGAATGAGGGAGAGGCCGCCGCGACCGACGACGAGCCTCGCAGTCTGCTTGCCGACCTGTCGCGTCTGAAGTTTCACGAGATCAAGCTGCAGACGCTGAGCGGTTCGCTGCGACATCTGACGTCCGAAGATGCCGGCATTCCGACGTATCTGCGCGACATTGCTCAGTGCAGTGAGCGGTACCGGGCCGCGTCCGAACTCCTCGCCGCACACGAACTGGCCCGCATCAACGACTGGCCGGTCATTCCCGACTCGGTGATGATCGCCGAGATCCGCGCCTGGTGGCAGACACAACGGACCGGCTGGTCGGCGACGGTTCACAGCGTCTACAACGCGATCGGCAAAGGAGTCGCGTGGCCGGTTCATTTTGCCCGCGAGAGGATGTACGGAGAATCCGTGCCGCCGCTCGAGCGATACCGCGAGCGGGAATGGAACGCGATTCTGACCACGGTCGAGAAGGTGTACGAGAAGCTGACCTGGCTCGAGGAACTCGGCAATGAGCTGCTGCGACCGCGACTGAAGACGCTCCTTTCGGGAACCTCGCGGGCCGAACTGCTGCAGCGGATTCACGCCGAACATCAGGAAGTGGATCTGGCCGGATCGCTCGAGCAACTGGTGGGCCGGGAACTGACGGAGTTCCGCCGGCAGAGTCCGAGGCACTTCGAGTTTTTCAAACGGATCGACACGGTTGCGGCGGCCGCACGTCCGGCGACGAGCGTCGTGCTTTTCGTTGCCGGCTTCGGTCCGGCCGGTAATGCCATCGCACCGGCCCTGACCGATGCTGCCGTCCAGGGAGCGCTTCATATCGCCGGCGACTTCGCGGGCGGAACGGTCGCCGTGGCTGTTGGCGAAGGGGTGATGAGCGGTGCCGCGGCAGGGGCGGGATGGCTCGAGGCGCGGTTCCGCAGACTGCACGAAGCGTTTACGGCCGAGCGGGCCGCCTGGCTCGCGGCTTTGCTGAAGCGACATCTGCTGGGGGATCTGCCCGAAGAACTGCAGGCAGCGGCCTCACTGACAGCACATGACGAATTCCGCGAAGCGACCGAAGCGGTGGCACGACTCCGCGAACAGATCCAGCAGATTCCCGCCACCCTCGAAACAACGTAG